In Caloenas nicobarica isolate bCalNic1 chromosome 6, bCalNic1.hap1, whole genome shotgun sequence, the DNA window CTATTACCAGTCCTGGTTTAGATATGGAAGGTTCCATGCAGCCCTTATGCTGCCAGAAAACTTTTCCATCTGCAGTCTGGGGAAGTACAAAAACATTTAACATGACAGAAGCATGCTTCTCCTAACGCTGATAACTCTGAATGTATAGATGATGTAAACAGCTGGTATGTGGATTGTTTTCATTGTGTCTCCTCTGGTTTCACAGTTTgtttggcaaaaaaaaacctgtctgaGGTCTTGCCCTGAAGCGAACAGCTCCTCAGGGTTCTGGGAAACTGCCTTAAAACAGGTAGTGTGGTAAACTGCATTTCAATGAGATGTGCTGGTAAAaggatgtattttaaaagcctcaACGTTGATGTGAAGGAGGAGGGTCTCTTGGTATTGGGAATATCAATTTTCTTCTTAAGGTGTACACTGGTTGGGGCAtctgcttctttttcccccagtgGTCCACACGTCTGCCCACATCTTCATTAACTTCTGTAAGAATCGACAAAATATCTTCACCCCTAGAGCCACAAGgagagcaaaaattaaaaaatgacttATTAACGAGCAGATCGCAGCCTATGTAACACCTCCCAGATTATCTAGAAGACCCAAAAAAGAAAACGCATCCTCTTCTCCAAATTTCTCCTCTTTTGTTCTCATTTGAgtcatattaaaaacaaaagaccTTTTCTTACTCCTCTTTGCTTGATTCAACCAGTAAAGTAATGGAATAAAATCTTTTACCTTAAAGCACTCAAGAAACAGATGGTTCTGCCTTAAAGAATATAGATGAGAGgctttgaggttttttgcaATAAACTTCCTATTGTCCAGATTATCTCTATGGTACTAACAGTGTTAATGTAAATGTATCAGTGGCAAGCAAACAAATCATCGGCTTAACTAATTTTGTCCACCTCAGAACACGGGTTGGTGTTCCTATGTGAATTTgcctttggaggaaaaaaaaaaataaaggggagaGTTCCTCCCATTTTTTCATGGAAGAGCTAAACCAAGTATTTACCGTGGTACCAACAGCTGCAGCTTGCTGCACAGGGCCTGAATATACCAACTACCCTGCTGAACGTGCCGGAAAGAGACGTATCCGTCAATTGTGGCCATGCCTAGGAGGAAATCAGCCTCTTCGGGAATACTTTCAGAAGGAGAAATGCTCTGTTGTATGAAGGACAAGTCAGGAAATCGTGTATCAGCTTCAACGTAGACAGGACACTGGGTGTCTTTACCCTGGCATGCTTGGATAaagaagagtttgggtttttcAGCCAGCTGTGGACATTGTTTGGCAGTGAAGTGCGACATGATCGCACAGATTGATACAAGCTCCTCATCTTTCCCATAGATCACTCCTGACTCTCCATGAGAGAGAATACAACATAATAAACAGTCCCTGTCTTTGTGATCGGGCAAATGCTGCCAAGTTTGCAGGAGCTCTTTAATTTTCCAAGACGTCTGATCTGTGTAAATCCTCACATCCAGACCAAGCCATGTGAATATTTGCTCCAGTTCCTctgtaattaaaagaaagagaaaagaaaaaattgaggCAGTAGAAAACAATTTCATGAAGTCACCATGCAAGATAATCTGAACTGGGAAAGACCTTccaccctgacatttctgtggaTTCACCCTTATACTAGTACGAACTAGAGGTTCACTGGAATACAAAAAGATGGTATCAGTTCAAACACAGTGTTCCTGGATTTTTCTAGACaagtttcagaaaatataaTCATTTTACAATGTATAATGACACATTAAGTGAACTCACAAATGACACCTGAAAATATGAGGAATTCCCCCAAGTTTCAGATTAGATCTTTCAAAACCTTCCTCACATCACTGTTTTCCAGTTGCATTTTTAACTATTAGATTTTCATACACAATAGATAAGTTGCatgaacagaataaaataagtaTGCACAGAGTTGCTTGGTTATGGAATTTTGCATTATATTATGTAGAACGATGGTTCAGTTTAGTTTTAGTTCTTCATTATAGCTATAAATAAAAGCTAAGTAAAAAGGGattcttaaaattattaaaaaatgatCCAACTGCATCAGAAACTCAATGGTTACTCATCCTTTAACCCTTCCTCCCCTCAGATACACAAATAACATAATTTAGCACATATCTCTTTAAGAATATTAACTAACTAAAGTATAGACAATAAAATATAAGGCAATACTAGACCATCAAAtcacacagggaaaagagagaCTGATTCTCCAAAAATCTCACTTCAGTGACTTACCAGCATCTTTGCATGAACCCTTCCTTTCTTGAAGAGATGTACCGAAGTTAACATTATTAATAATAAGACGAAATCCTCTGTGTGGTCCATCCATTTTGTAGCTTGTCATTTTCTgtagaaaggagaggaaaaagcttACAGCCTCCATAAATTTATTCAACTTACACATATTTCCTTAATGTGTCTCAAAATTGGCATCCGGCACCTAGGACTGTGGGTTACTTTTGCAAATGTGGAACGCAATGGTGCCTCCCTGTGCAAAAAGACATGGGAGGAAGCCTCAAGCACACTGTCACCACTCTATCGAACTGCGGAGGAAAGGTTTAGCAGCTGGGCTGGTTATCTGTACACAAAAGGAAGGGTTCAGCAGCCAAACTCTGCAATCTGAATTGGTGATGGGATAGAAATCACCAACTGCTTCCGATATCACGACCACATTTTAACTTCAGTGGGGCAGAGGGTTCACAGTGAAACTGTAGGACTGTTAGACAtcagagttgggtttttttgagagtaGTGATGAATACCTGGAGCAGGTGGTTCATCCTGATCCACTGGAAAGGGATGCAAGTGGAACAGAGATCTCAGAAGCGCATAAACCTGCCACACTACCCGTTTTGCTAAGACTTAAAAGCTACCTCCTGCTCctaagaacattttaaaaactgaagtcaCCAAAACTTCAAATACCATCTCTTAGAAAACTCCAGTTGCTTTGTGCTCACTAGAGAGAGCAAACACCTGCTTTTGTGCATTTtaatagaagaaaatgaaggcagCACTTCAAGCTCCTTCTACAGCACGAAGAAGTACTTTTGCTGCAGCAGTCCCAACATCAGGTGATGAAAAGATACATTATAGCACAGAACTTCAAGAAATTAAATATCTGTAAACAAAGGCTGCATTAATATTTGCACttatcagaaggaaaaaagctggaGGGAGAATTCAGTGGCTACCCTGCTGTACAAGGTTAAAGACTGCACATAAGGTTTCCAAGAAGGGATCTCACAAAAGGGATCTTTTCTGCTCTACCAAGACCTCTAGTTTATTGAGGAAGATTGTTATGTACCTCCAATAGCTTCCTAAAACCTCTTGCCTTCTTTTATCTTTCTCACAAGGTCTTTGCACACTAACCCTTATCGCTTTGAATTTCAAGATGCCCTGGAGCTTTTTCTAAGCCAGTTCCAGAAAGAGAGAAGTGTGGAATTGTTTCCCTCTGTGTCTTGCAGCCAGTAGAGTTTCAAAATAAAGGCAAGAAAACCCAGCAACCCCCCCAGCCCACTAAACCCCAGTGCGCGCCAGTGTACCTGTGGGGAAGCGAATACTCTCGTGCCTCCAGTGCGAGACAGCAAAGATTCCTTGACTGGCAGAGTGTTCACCTGCTGAGGCAGTGACACTAAGAGCAGAAAGAGCCAAAATGAGAGAAGCCAAGTGCCTTTTAGTTAAACCAGTATGAATCTGGGCATTAGGCAAATGTGGAGCTATATAATACTTACTGAAAGATCtattaaaatagaaagcaaCTTTGAAACACGCTCAGAAAGCATGGAGGAATGGAACCCATGAAATGCTGAATGCCCTTGCACCTACTGGGAAGACGTAGCTTTGTACTTCCCAGAATTTGTTTCCCAGTGcttaaataaatagaaataggaCTTTTTTCCCAGTATTCTTATAGTCACTCCACAGGACATTAAATGAAGGAATATTACAAACTGCAATACAACCCCTGATGTGAACACATGCACACAGGGTTTGCCTCACAAGTCTACTAGCAGAACTGCCCTGTTGGAGTGCACATTTACAAACCTGCTCCTTGACTCTAGGTTTCTCACCTTTTGCCCTTTTGTAGCAGTTCACTATTTCCAGGAGATCAGCTGAAACATTCATACAAACTTCCTCCAGCATCTGTACATTGTTTTCAGTTAGAAGGCCCTGTCTTTCCAATAAAAGCAGCAATTCCGGGGCAGACTGGCAGCCAAAAGGAGAGAGTAAAATAGAGTTACTGTTCCTTAGAACTGAACACctgcctcagccctgcctgACCCACACAATCACATTATTATCTGGTCTGCTTTCTACCAACAAGGTCCAAACAGTCAATTTTACATCACTGTGGGAGGTGGAAATGTTGCTCCACAGAAAGCTACTGGTTGCGCTATTATTTGGTGTGGTCTTGTTTAAACACATTCACCCAAACTATATTAATGACTCTTGGCTCTGAGAAGGCTTTATGGCTCTGAGAAGGCTTTATGGCTCTGAGAAGGCTTTATGGCTCTGAGGCTGTACCAATGACACATCAACACAAATCTCCTTTGCAGATGGCTCAAACAAGGCAAAGATTTGATGACCTAATGCAAGGCTGTGACAGACCTCAGTGCAAAGCACCAAATTCCACACTTACATGTCAACAGCTTCCTCCTTGCTAACCCTGTACTGCCCAGCCCAGTTGCAGATTATGTCCTATTctgccaaatatttttctcttcacacTTTTCCTTCTATTCCTGCCCTCCCgtcttcttcccttcccaaccATGTACGCATTTGGCTCTCTCCTCACATACAAGAGTCATCCATCGCTTTGGAAGATGGCTTTGCAGGAGGAATGTGATATCCTTCAACATCTCACTGGTGATGTTCTCTGACATTTCATACAGCATCTGCCTGTAACAGAGAGCCAGTGacataaaagcagaacaaaagacAGTGTACAAACTAAAAGTGATCCGAGGATTTAAAAATGGGAAGCGAAACAGAATGGCTTAGATGGCAGgaatggagaaaacagaatCCCAGTGCAAGCTTACCTGTACGGAGACACTCTTCCCTTCTCATGCAGACATGCTTGCACTTTCTCCTTGGTATAACCAAGTTTCTTGAGCAAGGAGTGATATTTCATTACGTATACGAGTTCAGCTAGTAGGAAAGTATTTTCCTCATTCAGATATTCTTCAGccatgagaagctgaaagatGTCCACTGCTGACTTCACACTTTCTAGTTTTCTGAAGGGGAGCAAGTCAGTACAGAGAAATTTTAAAGCTGCTACATCTTCAGCCACCAGATTTTCATCAATGAGCAGAAGCTGCTGACGGAACCTCAAGCTGACATCATGCTCCACGCTGACATCATGCTCCATGCTGCTGGAGCCCACAGTCTCTCTGCCTGCAAGTATAAAGCCAACGCTAGTAACACCTGAAACTTCAATACCATAATCCTTGTAATAAGATTTCATCCAACAGCTCTTTGGAAGCCCTGAATTCCCTGCAGAAGAAGAGTTtccttttaaatacatttgaaacttccttccttctccaaacATAAGACTACAAAAAAGGCCAAACTTGGCAGAAGCTCTGAACAATCCATAGCTCAGTAGTTGTTCTTCACATTCCTTCTCTATTTATATGAAATCCTGTGTGTTGTGACACCCTCTGAGGCTGCTATTAAAAAAGTTCAGATCTCAGCCAGTTATCTAAACACAGAAATTATATCACTTCACAGTAAATCAGACTTTAAATTCATTTAGCTAAAAGCTACTTTAAAATCCTATCTAGATGCTTTAATCAACTATATTTAGCAGAAGAACTTAGGTTAAGCTGACTCCTGCCTAAACTAACAAGCCTATATAATCCAGGTTCAAACTAAATTATGACAATTCAGAATTTAGAGCCAATGATTTCAActaaatgactttaaaaaaaaatcactgctttaAGAGAACAGGGGTAAGCTGCGTTTACACCAGGTGTACATAGTCATTTcaccaggaaaacaaactgaagcAAGACCCAGTACAAACTCCATCTCCCTTTAAAACGGTTTTCAAGTCTGTGTTGCTGTCATtcttgaaaagctttttttcactCCAAAGATTTCCTGCTGGTGCTGCATTTCTGAGCTGTTGGTCGCCTCTCCTCCCAGTCTCCCAGCCCTACAATTAAAGGAACATTGCCTGCTCGTCCAGTGCTCACCTTACTGCTTAGAACCCTCTACATCATGCATTTTACAGGCTATTTATATCATGGTAAAAAAGAGAGTcataaagcaaagaaagcaaataagcAAACAATCTCTATTCCAGTAAAACAAGATGCAGCTAAACCCCCAGCAGTTACACAGGCGGGACCTACCAGCTCCTCAGGTTTGCCAGCGCTGACCCTGACATTTATAGCTAGAGCTGGCAGGACATTAACAGGCAGAACGTTAACACAACAAAAAGTGATGGATCAGCATCTCTTTTTGATGTTTCACAATATACCCTTAGATAAGGAAGATCACATATAATAAGCAATGAGGATTACCCaattaccatttttttcctttaaagttttATTGCTTGGGGTACTGCCAGGCTAAAAGATTTAAGAATAATGCAAACTCACGGAGCACAATGGAATGCCGAGGGTCAGCCCACAGCCCCGCGAGCAAGCGGAGGGTTCAGGTGCGGGCAGCCCGGGGGCAGCTGCACAATCTTGAACGGAAAGATCGGGATGGAGGCTCTGGACTTGAGAGCTGGAACCTTCCTTCGTTCCCTCTCAGTTGTTCCTTTCTTACCTCTCACACGAACTCCAGCTGCCTGCTTTGTTTCCCGGCCGGGACCGGCGGGGCGGGCCCAGTCTTTCCTTCCGGGGCTCCGTGCGCCTCGCCGAGGCCAGCGGGAGGGCGCGGTGGCCCCAGCAGCGGGgcaggaactgctggagagagtccagcgcagccacgaagatgctgaagggagtggagcttctcccgtgtgaggaaaggctgagggagctggggctctggagctggagaagaggagactgaggggtgactcattcatggggatcaatatggaaagggggagtgtcaggaggatgcaaccaggctcttctgggtgacaaccagtgataggacaaggggcaacgggtgcaaactggaacacaggaggttccacttagagatgagaagaaaattctttatggtgagggtgccagagcctggagcaggctgcccagggaggttgtggagtctccttctctgcagacattccaacccgcctggacaccttcctgtgtaacctcatctgggtgttcctgctcaggcggggggattgcactgggtgagctttcgaggtcccttccaacccctgacattctaggattctgtgaTCTGTACTCTGCCAGTTCTCTTTGCCCTCTTCCAAGGATACAGCACATGCAGAAGCACAGCAAGGGTCTATTTCGGCTCTCAGGAAGCAAAACTGAGTTAGGGCCATGGAGCAGAGTCTGACAGCCCTGTTCCAAGCGCTGACAATGCAGGAGCACAGGAAGGggcttgtttgattttgttcaACAGCAGGTTCTGAACACTAGACATTTTGGCAGTCAGTGACCGTGAATTTCACAAGCGTGTCACTTCTTATGTTCCTGTGCTACCACCCTAAACTCATGATGGATCCAGAATTaattgtttttccccttctcttttggCCACTGAATGCAAGTTTGGTGTCATTCAACAGTATCTATCTGCAATAACATGTACAACTTGATGCAACCCAGTCACTTTGCAGACTCCAATTTTAGGTGCACAGTACAGAAAGAATATCATGTGTACAGAGGGACACAAGTGACAGACAACTGGCATCCCCAAATTCCTGCTTGTTAATAAATACTGTCTTGAGTGCAACATTCCACTGTGCAGCGAGTGCAGGGGATCAACCCATGCACACACCACTCTCAAAGCGTCCAGGCAATGAATGCTGCTTACATTAACAATTACCAAATGAACACTGCTACAGTTTAAGAATCTACTGAGGGTCAAGACATAGGTGTAGAAAATCAGTCTCCAAGATCCACAAACGCTACACAATCTGTGACGTGCCCACAAGTCTCTGGTCACTACAGGGCTGTGATCGCAGCCAAACACCTGACGCTCCCTTTTTCACCGCAAGGGTTACTTACAGGAGCCCATAGAATTTTCAAAGCCGTATTTCTACATCATTTCTTACGGAAGGGGATGTGGACTTTACTTACTGTATCATGCACTAAAGGCAAAAATACGCACACTTCAAAACCCTCGGACCAAACCTACATTGTCACAAAACTATCAGAAACAGAATACACCCTACAGACAGTATTTTGAGTAAATAGTTGTATTTAGCAAtcactcaaaaaaccccaaatcaaccaacccacaaaaccccacaTCATTAAATCCTGTAAGGATAGCTACTATCATTCTTACTTTGTTTCTCCCTTGTcccctgttttcttctttctccttccaaatATTGATGCTGTCTTtctcctccatctcttccctACTTCTTCTCTCAGCTCTCCCTACCATTTCCCTTCTTGTTCCTGCTGGAAATGTCCGTATTTCTTTCCCTCATCTCTCTGCCTCCTCTTGGTTCCACTCTCCCTGCTCTTGATTGTCTATACGGCAGCAGAAGTGCTCATCACATTCAAAAGCTAGGAAGCGAAATGGAAGAAAGTGAAGTTAATTCGTGAAAGAAATCCCGTCTATTAACATCACATAGATATATATGATAACTAGGAATCACATCATATTTTTACAACTacagaaaacatatttgtttCATACTGTTTGCTTCATCTACCAGCCACTACAGGAAGTAATTTGTAAGACTATGTATCCATCATTTTCTAATCCTTCTCTTGCCCTATGAAACATGAGCAAGGTAGAATTCCAAAAttacaaatgtgttttattGTAAGATAGTTATTAAATATTCGGGGTTAgaaatgaatgctttttttaaCCTATCACGTATAATACGGACCCTTCTGTTGATGCAATGCAGTTCTCTACTTGAGTGTGTAGAATACAGATGAACATTACTTTAAGACGCAAAGTATTTTTAGAGCCAGAAGCAATATGGCACTAGTTTATGCAAAAGACCAGTTCAGTAGGTCCTTTCGTAGGAAACAGTAAACTTAGAGGAAGAcctgctccctctccccacccacTGTGATGCATCTACATCTACACCTGTAACAGCATGAAATCCAATTtagtatttttactttaatgctcagagaaaaagcttttagaaGACATCTGAATCTGCAAAACCTGGTTTTCTATTATGGCTGTGCCTGCATAAAATTACAGTAACACAAATAACACAAGTACTCCTGGTTTAACAGAAAATTTTGGGTTACATTTCCCCCTTCAAAGCTAGTAAAAAGTTTTCATATACTTCTACTGAAGATGACAATGTGGCTTATGaagtggaaagaagaaaagtatgGAATGCATAAGCTTGCAATATAggtgaattatttttctaaattgtgcaaaaatttcttctcatCACATCTGTATATTGAACTTCTTACAGTGAACatgcaaataaaactgaatataaatttaaaaacaagctaATGAGTGAAAACTCACAAtgatataaaatgtattttatatattacaCACAATGGTACattaacataaataaatatatttttaatcttaatattttatatggTTAAAGACTAGAAGGCCTTGGTTCAGCGAGTTTCTCCTCTTGGTATGCTCTTAACAATCCTTAGCAACCTGCAGCTTAGCAACTTGTTAAGCCAGGAAGACTCAGTCTGCATCACGTAACAAGGAAGGACTCAGGAGCACGTTTTAGACTTCAATATCTACTCTTTgccaaacaaaagcaatttttactTTCAACTATTGAAGCTActtgaaaactcatttttcttcctgaatgaAACTTCAGAagactgttttgtttgtttttttttttttaaaagaaagttaatAAAAATGATGTCAAGCTAATACCCAAGTACAATATAATAACGAGGAATAAAACAAGTCACTGC includes these proteins:
- the LOC135990328 gene encoding caspase-10-like, translated to MEHDVSVEHDVSLRFRQQLLLIDENLVAEDVAALKFLCTDLLPFRKLESVKSAVDIFQLLMAEEYLNEENTFLLAELVYVMKYHSLLKKLGYTKEKVQACLHEKGRVSPYRQMLYEMSENITSEMLKDITFLLQSHLPKRWMTLSAPELLLLLERQGLLTENNVQMLEEVCMNVSADLLEIVNCYKRAKVSLPQQVNTLPVKESLLSRTGGTRVFASPQKMTSYKMDGPHRGFRLIINNVNFGTSLQERKGSCKDAEELEQIFTWLGLDVRIYTDQTSWKIKELLQTWQHLPDHKDRDCLLCCILSHGESGVIYGKDEELVSICAIMSHFTAKQCPQLAEKPKLFFIQACQGKDTQCPVYVEADTRFPDLSFIQQSISPSESIPEEADFLLGMATIDGYVSFRHVQQGSWYIQALCSKLQLLVPRGEDILSILTEVNEDVGRRVDHWGKKKQMPQPVYTLRRKLIFPIPRDPPPSHQR